The following proteins are encoded in a genomic region of Deltaproteobacteria bacterium:
- a CDS encoding type II toxin-antitoxin system HicA family toxin — MKKRDLEAELIRLGWWLLRQGGNHEIWTNGEHTVPVPRHKEINEFTARGILRKAEKNTVIKK; from the coding sequence GTGAAAAAGAGGGACCTGGAAGCAGAGTTGATACGTCTCGGTTGGTGGTTATTGCGGCAAGGGGGCAACCATGAGATTTGGACAAACGGTGAGCATACGGTACCGGTGCCTCGCCACAAAGAAATTAACGAATTCACTGCGAGGGGTATTCTTAGAAAAGCGGAGAAAAACACGGTGATAAAAAAATAA